The Cynocephalus volans isolate mCynVol1 chromosome 1, mCynVol1.pri, whole genome shotgun sequence region TGGAACAGAGGGAAAATCCCTACAGATCAGAACCAGTATCAGATTTATAGGATGCTTTGTAAACCGATcgtaagtaattttttttttttttacattgtaataTGCAGTTCagttgattaaaataaaaacgtTTGCTCATTGCCCATTTTGTCTGGTATATCATGTTACATATAACACATCTGATGCACTGTCATAAATGTGCTGTACAGTTTGCAGAGTTTTATGTTGGAGTCCCATGCAAAGTTTAATTTGAGATTTCTAAGTGATCATTtggttttcaattaaaaataaaaaaaaaaagttaaagaagcCAAAGGATTAAAACTGTTTCAGGGTGGGGAAGcatgagaattttattttacctaGACTAGTTCGTGGACTGAATTTTTTAAAGCCAGTTTTAGAAAATactctttcttttcccattttttaacaaaatgaaaatagtttcttttttcatgGTACTTGAGAGCTTCTGGCTCTCTACTCCCCAAATCCACAATGCAACAATGCATTGACAGTTAAGTAGAGCATTCAAGGCTATTCAGTAAAGTATCTACAAAGTATGACATGAGTCACTAGGGTCTCCGTTTGTGTTTTTAGTCTTTTGAGCTGCTAAGTGAGgcttttctgttaattttttttttttttaaacatcggTCAGTAGCTTGCTCTTATTAACGCAGTTTTGGTTAGCTGTGGTGCAGTTGCCAGTTCTGATATTGGTCTGCCTATAATGGGCTATGCTATTATTCATGTCCTCTTCGATCTCCATGTACTCAGACTTGCTCATAGCAGAGGAACTGCGGCGACTGAGGTCACTGTCAGAGGCTAAATTAGGGGAACTAACGTGGAGCAGCTGAGCCTGCTCTTCCCCCTCAGTTTCTCGGTGGTAGAAATAGTTGAAATTGGACACAATGACAGGTACGGGCAGGGCAATTGTCAGCACACCAGCGATGGCACACAAGGAGCCCACGATCTTGCCTCCAATTGTCACAGGGTACATGTCACCGTATCCTACGGTGGTCATGGACACCACCGCCCACCAGAAAGCATCGGGGATACTGGAGAAGTGCGACTCAGCTTCCTCAGCCTCGGCAAAGTACACTGCGCTAGAAAACAGTATGACCCCgatgaagaggaagaagatgagCAGCCCTAGCTCTCTCATACTGGCCTTGAGGGTCTGGCCCAGGATCTGCAGGCCCTTGGAGTGGCGGGACAGTTTGAAGATTCTAAACACCCTCACCAACCGGATGACCCTGAGGATGGCCAGCGAAGTGGCCTGCTCGCCCTTCTGGTTTCCCTCCTGCTCAGCCACCTCGGTCCCCAGGGTGATGAAATAGGGGATGATGGCCACGATGTCGATGAAGTTCATGATGTTCTTGAAGAAGTCCGTCTTGCTGGGACAGGCGAAGAAGCGCACCACCAGCTCGAAGGAGAACCAGATGATGCACAGGGTTTCCACGATGAAGAAGGGGTCGGTGAAGATGTTGGCGCTGGAGGGGACCGTGCTGTTGTCCACGCGGCGGACGGCGCCCGTGAAGTCCTTATCATCCTTCAGCTCGGGGAGAGTCTCCAGGCAAAAGATGACGATGGAGATGAGGATGACCATGACGGAGACGATGGCGATGACCCGGGCGGGCCCCGAGCTCTCGGGGTACTCGAAGAGCAGCCACACCTGGCGCTGGTAGTCCTTGTCCGGCAGGGGGCGCTCCTCCTCCTTGATGAAGCCCTCGTCCTCGCGGAACTTCTCCATGGCCTCCTCGCCCAATTCGTAAAACTTGATCTCCTCGGAGAACATGTCCAGGGGCACGTTGACCGGCCTGCGCAGGCGGCCTCCCGACTGGTAGTAGTAGAGGATGGCGTCGAAGCTGGGCCGGTTGCGGTCGAAGAAGTACTCGTTCCGCAGGGGGTCGAAGTAGCGCATGCGCTTCTTGGGGTTGCCCAGCAGCGTGTCGGGGAACTGCGCCAGGGTCTTGAGCTGCGTCTCGAAGCGCAGCCCGGAGATGTTGATCACCACGCGCTCGCAGCACTCGTGCTGGTCGTGCTCGGCCGGCCGGGGGTAGCTGCCATCCTGCGGGTGGCCGGGGGCGGCCGAGGCCTCGTCCACGTTCTCCCCAGACATCACCGTCATGCTGGAAGCCGGGTGCAGGGGCGGGAGGCCAGCAGAGAGCCCGGGGTGGGAAGCaaggaggggcaggggtgggggggggaccCGAGCGCCACCCCCACCGGAGTGCGC contains the following coding sequences:
- the KCNA1 gene encoding potassium voltage-gated channel subfamily A member 1 — translated: MTVMSGENVDEASAAPGHPQDGSYPRPAEHDQHECCERVVINISGLRFETQLKTLAQFPDTLLGNPKKRMRYFDPLRNEYFFDRNRPSFDAILYYYQSGGRLRRPVNVPLDMFSEEIKFYELGEEAMEKFREDEGFIKEEERPLPDKDYQRQVWLLFEYPESSGPARVIAIVSVMVILISIVIFCLETLPELKDDKDFTGAVRRVDNSTVPSSANIFTDPFFIVETLCIIWFSFELVVRFFACPSKTDFFKNIMNFIDIVAIIPYFITLGTEVAEQEGNQKGEQATSLAILRVIRLVRVFRIFKLSRHSKGLQILGQTLKASMRELGLLIFFLFIGVILFSSAVYFAEAEEAESHFSSIPDAFWWAVVSMTTVGYGDMYPVTIGGKIVGSLCAIAGVLTIALPVPVIVSNFNYFYHRETEGEEQAQLLHVSSPNLASDSDLSRRSSSAMSKSEYMEIEEDMNNSIAHYRQTNIRTGNCTTANQNCVNKSKLLTDV